A genomic stretch from Eptesicus fuscus isolate TK198812 chromosome 15, DD_ASM_mEF_20220401, whole genome shotgun sequence includes:
- the LOC129151685 gene encoding alpha-1-acid glycoprotein-like — translation MALPWALAVLSLLPLLDAQSPACPNFSVPITNASLDQISGKWFYIASAYRFPEYKKEASKIHASFFYFTPNHTEDTILLREYMTVEGKCIYNSTNMRVHRENATLTKNENGTEHYGQLLLPKDPKTFMLASFPEDKQNMGLSFFADKPEVTPEQMEQFYDYLTCMGMDKSEVMYSDEKKNLCLPLEKQHDKERRKEKERSETGTALD, via the exons ATGGCGCTGCCCTGGGCCCTTGCGGTCTTGAGCCTTCTTCCCCTGCTGGACGCACAGAGCCCGGCGTGTCCCAATTTCTCCGTGCCAATCACCAATGCCTCCCTGGACCAG ATCTCTGGCAAGTGGTTTTATATCGCCTCGGCTTACCGCTTCCCGGAGTACAAGAAGGAAGCTAGCAAAATCCATGCATCCTTCTTTTACTTCACCCCCAACCACACGGAGGACACAATACTGCTCAGAGAGTACATGACTGT TGAGGGCAAGTGCATCTATAACTCCACCAACATGAGGGTCCATCGAGAAAATGCGACCCTGACCAAAAATG AGAATGGCACAGAACATTATGGCCAACTGCTGCTCCCCAAGGACCCCAAGACCTTCATGCTCGCTTCTTTCCCAGAAGACAAGCAGAACATGGGGCTGTCCTTCTTTG CTGACAAGCCAGAGGTGACCCCGGAGCAAATGGAACAGTTCTATGACTACCTCACGTGCATGGGCATGGACAAGTCGGAAGTCATGTACAGCGATGAGAAAAAG AACCTGTGCCTGCCGCTGGAGAAGCAGCACgacaaggagaggaggaaggaaaaggagaggtcCGAGACAGGCACAGCGTTGGATTAG